One region of Alcanivorax sediminis genomic DNA includes:
- a CDS encoding acyl-CoA dehydrogenase family protein: MSDVHVPAAVSPMIPRTLFNEDHEAFRATARRFFETEIAPYHEKWEEQQHIDRELWNKAGELGLLCPTMPEEYGGCGVDRLYSMILMEEQARVGDSASGFALHSDIVANYINNFGSHEQKSQWLPKMATGEAVTAVAMTEPGTGSDLQRIKTTATLEGDHYVVNGSKIFITNGYLCDMAVVAVRTGPAELGAQSVSLMIIEADREGFSKGKPLKKVGMRGQDTCELFFDNVKVPKENLLGAEGMGFIALMKELAWERMMIAIICSSAAEHALATTVEYVKQRQAFGKPVAAFQNTRFELAEMRSEIQIARVYVDRCMELVVKNSLSPEAACAAKYWVSDLLSKVVDRCVQLHGGYGYMLEYPIARAYIDTRANRIYGGTNEIMKELISRSI; this comes from the coding sequence ATGAGTGATGTGCATGTACCGGCGGCTGTATCGCCGATGATCCCCCGTACTCTCTTCAATGAAGACCATGAGGCGTTCCGCGCCACAGCAAGGCGTTTCTTCGAGACTGAAATCGCCCCTTACCACGAGAAGTGGGAGGAGCAGCAACATATTGATCGTGAACTGTGGAACAAGGCGGGGGAGCTGGGGCTGCTGTGTCCAACGATGCCTGAAGAGTACGGCGGCTGCGGCGTTGACCGTCTCTATTCGATGATACTGATGGAGGAGCAGGCGAGGGTGGGGGATTCGGCCAGCGGCTTTGCCCTGCACTCGGACATTGTTGCCAACTACATCAACAACTTTGGTTCCCATGAACAGAAAAGCCAGTGGCTGCCCAAAATGGCCACCGGTGAAGCGGTCACTGCCGTGGCCATGACCGAGCCGGGTACCGGTTCCGATCTTCAACGTATCAAGACCACGGCCACCCTTGAGGGCGATCACTACGTGGTAAATGGCTCGAAAATCTTTATCACCAACGGTTACCTCTGTGACATGGCGGTGGTGGCGGTGCGTACCGGGCCGGCTGAGCTGGGTGCACAAAGTGTGTCCCTGATGATTATTGAGGCGGATCGCGAGGGCTTCTCCAAGGGCAAGCCGCTGAAGAAAGTCGGCATGCGCGGGCAGGACACCTGCGAGTTGTTCTTCGACAACGTCAAGGTGCCCAAGGAAAACCTGCTGGGTGCCGAGGGCATGGGTTTCATTGCCTTGATGAAGGAGCTGGCCTGGGAGCGGATGATGATCGCCATCATCTGTTCGTCGGCTGCCGAGCATGCGCTGGCAACCACCGTGGAATATGTGAAACAGCGCCAGGCGTTTGGCAAGCCGGTGGCGGCATTCCAGAACACCCGCTTTGAATTGGCCGAGATGCGTTCTGAAATCCAGATTGCACGGGTTTATGTTGATCGCTGTATGGAGCTGGTGGTGAAGAATTCCCTGTCGCCCGAGGCTGCCTGTGCGGCCAAGTACTGGGTATCCGATTTGCTCAGCAAGGTGGTTGACCGCTGTGTGCAACTGCATGGTGGCTATGGCTACATGCTCGAGTATCCGATCGCCCGAGCCTACATCGACACCCGTGCCAACCGCATCTACGGCGGCACCAACGAAATCATGAAAGAACTTATTTCACGCTCTATCTGA
- a CDS encoding TetR/AcrR family transcriptional regulator, whose product MNAQRRTQEQRSDAMRERIIQAVLTCLEKDGFAGTTVSRIINIAGVSRGAPLHHFSSKADMIAAAAEHLIRQHYIQLGKAIAKLHGSEDRLEALIFGAWKNVFDQPEFIPLMQLLTASQHDPELASILQRVWTSNYFIVGNAADHYLEAISEDTDVRSMMMLTQWLLRGMAQDLHIVADKTLFDRYLKVWCNMLAVHLRARADVNDPPPYPPKWELPLSDA is encoded by the coding sequence ATGAATGCTCAACGACGCACCCAGGAACAACGTAGCGACGCCATGCGGGAACGCATCATTCAGGCAGTGCTCACCTGTCTAGAGAAGGATGGATTCGCTGGCACCACCGTCAGTCGCATTATCAACATCGCTGGCGTATCTAGGGGCGCCCCACTACACCATTTCTCTAGTAAAGCAGACATGATCGCTGCGGCAGCTGAGCATTTAATTCGCCAGCACTATATTCAGCTGGGTAAAGCCATCGCCAAACTCCATGGATCTGAAGATCGACTAGAAGCCCTTATCTTTGGTGCATGGAAGAATGTTTTCGATCAGCCGGAATTTATCCCGTTGATGCAACTATTGACAGCCAGCCAACATGACCCTGAGCTTGCATCCATTTTGCAACGTGTCTGGACTTCCAATTACTTCATCGTCGGTAACGCGGCAGACCATTATCTGGAGGCCATTAGTGAAGACACCGATGTGCGCTCGATGATGATGTTGACGCAATGGCTGTTGCGCGGCATGGCGCAGGATTTGCACATCGTTGCCGACAAAACGCTCTTTGACCGCTATCTCAAAGTCTGGTGCAACATGCTCGCCGTTCATCTGCGAGCCCGTGCAGATGTAAACGACCCACCGCCTTACCCGCCCAAGTGGGAACTACCGCTGAGCGATGCTTGA
- a CDS encoding peroxisomal multifunctional enzyme type 2, giving the protein MAELRFDDRVAIVTGAGGGLGRQHALTLAARGCKVVVNDLGGSAHGDGKSSSAADKVVDEIRAMGGEAVANYDSVENGESIVQTALDSFGTVDIVVNNAGILRDVSFAKMSKQDWDLVLKVHLEGSMSVTHAAWPIMREKGYGRIIMTTSAAGLYGNFGQANYCAAKLGLAGLANCLAEEGRSKNIHVNTIAPIAASRLTETIMPPNLLENLKPEAVSPLVAWLCHEKCEETKGIFEVGAGFISKLRWERSQGNSFPLGKAFSVDDVARRWDKITDFTDAEHPSNVNESFSPILDNINNPSLGGNEFIDLDVASKESLELESSYDENDLSLYALSVGAARDPLDKDELKFVYELGGNFQALPTYGVMPQIGAMLKAAKEGALALPGMNFGFDRLLHGEQYTEIKRPLPPHAKLKHTFKFKKALDKDPNAVVTFAITSTDENGNEVAYNEMTSFVKDAGGWGGERGDSGEINVPPAREPDAVIEEKTDANQTLLYRLCGDWNPLHADPAFARAFGYDKPILHGLCTFGYAGRHVIKAFSNNDGRYFKSIKVRFAKTVFPGETLETRMWKESDNRIVFETWVKERNEVVLKNAAIELFSEIPAEAPVPEQVSAEEVSAPQVEQAVTPDDVFAAVATYIKQKPELVDQTGTSFQFEFSNPDQQFFIDLKNAPGAAGPGTIDKPDVTLALDSEHLATVFGGDLAAVQKLFFGGELKISGNVMASNKLTVLQDMDPKLAEQARDKRVADGGGSQAVAVPVESQEPIMADVFSAIGHFIADNPDLIEKAATSFQFAFSNPDQDFYIDLKNAPGTAGAGQLDKADVTLELDSKHAPTLFGGDLAAVQKLFFGGDLKIGGNVMASNKLTVLQDMDPKLVEQARDKRLASGQPDSATAQPKKQKAPQAEKVLPELAEKLSAIGGQGGVLQIKVQSPDSAWFIDLSASSPGIVSGEKDAAALITLDDSKLADLIAGKVALSTLYQKGDMRVDGDLALVRKLEQIL; this is encoded by the coding sequence ATGGCAGAACTTCGTTTTGATGATCGTGTAGCCATTGTCACCGGTGCCGGGGGCGGGCTGGGCCGGCAGCATGCCCTGACCCTGGCCGCGCGTGGCTGCAAGGTGGTGGTTAACGACCTGGGTGGCAGCGCCCACGGTGATGGCAAGTCGTCGTCTGCCGCAGACAAGGTGGTGGATGAGATCCGGGCCATGGGAGGGGAGGCGGTTGCCAACTATGACTCGGTGGAAAACGGCGAGTCGATAGTACAAACCGCGTTGGATAGCTTCGGCACTGTGGACATCGTGGTCAACAATGCCGGCATCCTGCGTGACGTCAGTTTTGCCAAGATGTCGAAGCAGGACTGGGACTTGGTGTTGAAAGTCCATCTGGAAGGTTCCATGAGCGTCACCCATGCGGCTTGGCCGATCATGCGTGAGAAGGGCTATGGCCGCATCATCATGACGACCTCGGCAGCCGGCCTCTACGGTAACTTTGGTCAGGCCAACTACTGTGCTGCCAAGTTGGGTCTGGCCGGGCTGGCCAACTGTCTGGCGGAGGAAGGTCGCAGCAAAAACATTCATGTGAATACCATTGCGCCGATTGCGGCCTCGCGGCTGACTGAAACCATCATGCCGCCGAATTTGCTGGAAAACCTCAAGCCAGAAGCGGTCAGTCCGCTGGTGGCCTGGTTGTGCCATGAAAAGTGCGAAGAAACCAAGGGTATCTTCGAAGTGGGTGCCGGCTTCATCAGCAAGTTGCGCTGGGAACGTAGCCAGGGAAATAGCTTCCCCCTTGGCAAGGCCTTCAGTGTTGATGATGTAGCGCGTCGTTGGGACAAGATCACCGACTTTACCGATGCGGAGCATCCATCCAATGTCAACGAATCCTTCTCGCCGATTCTCGACAACATCAACAACCCGTCACTGGGCGGCAACGAATTCATCGATCTGGATGTGGCCAGCAAGGAAAGCCTCGAGCTGGAATCGTCCTATGATGAAAATGACCTGTCGTTGTATGCCCTAAGTGTGGGCGCCGCACGTGATCCGCTCGACAAGGATGAACTGAAGTTCGTCTACGAGCTGGGTGGCAATTTCCAGGCGTTGCCCACCTATGGCGTCATGCCACAGATCGGCGCGATGCTAAAGGCAGCAAAAGAAGGCGCGCTGGCTCTGCCAGGGATGAACTTTGGCTTCGACCGGTTGCTGCATGGCGAGCAATACACCGAAATCAAACGGCCGCTGCCGCCGCACGCCAAGCTGAAGCACACCTTCAAATTCAAGAAGGCATTGGACAAGGATCCGAATGCGGTAGTTACCTTTGCTATTACCTCCACCGACGAAAACGGTAACGAGGTGGCCTATAACGAGATGACCTCGTTCGTGAAAGACGCCGGCGGCTGGGGCGGTGAGCGGGGCGATTCCGGCGAGATCAATGTGCCGCCCGCACGTGAACCGGATGCGGTGATCGAAGAGAAAACCGACGCCAACCAGACGCTGCTGTATCGCCTGTGCGGTGACTGGAATCCGCTGCACGCCGACCCGGCGTTTGCCAGGGCGTTCGGTTATGACAAGCCGATCCTGCATGGGCTGTGTACCTTCGGTTATGCCGGACGCCATGTCATCAAGGCGTTCAGCAATAACGATGGCCGTTATTTCAAGAGCATCAAGGTGCGCTTTGCCAAGACGGTCTTCCCGGGTGAAACCCTGGAAACCCGCATGTGGAAGGAATCCGATAACCGTATCGTCTTCGAAACCTGGGTGAAAGAGCGTAACGAGGTGGTGCTGAAGAATGCCGCCATCGAGTTGTTCTCGGAGATTCCGGCAGAAGCGCCGGTGCCGGAACAGGTGTCCGCCGAGGAAGTGTCTGCGCCGCAGGTGGAGCAGGCGGTGACGCCTGACGATGTGTTCGCGGCGGTGGCGACCTACATCAAGCAGAAACCGGAACTGGTTGATCAGACCGGTACCAGCTTCCAGTTCGAGTTCAGCAATCCGGATCAGCAGTTCTTTATTGATCTGAAAAATGCACCAGGCGCGGCAGGGCCTGGCACGATCGACAAACCGGACGTGACTCTGGCGCTGGACAGCGAGCATCTGGCGACCGTGTTTGGTGGCGATCTTGCGGCGGTGCAGAAACTGTTCTTCGGTGGCGAGCTGAAAATTTCCGGCAACGTGATGGCGTCCAACAAGTTGACCGTGTTGCAGGACATGGACCCGAAACTGGCCGAGCAGGCGCGTGACAAGCGCGTGGCTGACGGTGGTGGTTCACAAGCTGTCGCAGTACCGGTCGAATCGCAGGAGCCGATCATGGCGGATGTGTTCAGTGCCATCGGCCACTTCATCGCTGACAACCCGGATCTGATCGAGAAGGCCGCTACCAGCTTCCAGTTTGCGTTCAGCAACCCGGATCAGGATTTCTATATTGATCTGAAAAACGCACCGGGTACCGCCGGGGCGGGCCAGCTGGACAAGGCGGATGTGACGCTGGAGTTGGACAGCAAACATGCCCCGACCCTGTTTGGCGGTGATCTGGCTGCGGTACAGAAACTGTTTTTTGGTGGCGATCTGAAGATCGGAGGTAACGTGATGGCCTCCAACAAGCTCACCGTGTTGCAGGACATGGACCCTAAGCTGGTGGAGCAGGCACGCGACAAGCGATTGGCCTCCGGCCAGCCGGATAGCGCTACCGCACAACCGAAAAAGCAGAAAGCACCGCAGGCGGAGAAAGTGCTGCCGGAGCTGGCGGAAAAACTGTCGGCCATTGGTGGACAGGGTGGTGTGTTGCAGATCAAGGTGCAGAGCCCAGACAGTGCCTGGTTTATCGATCTATCCGCCTCGTCGCCCGGCATCGTCAGCGGCGAGAAGGACGCGGCGGCGTTGATCACGCTGGACGACAGCAAGCTTGCCGACCTGATTGCCGGCAAGGTGGCCTTGAGCACCTTGTACCAGAAGGGCGACATGCGCGTCGACGGTGACCTGGCGCTGGTGCGCAAACTTGAACAAATCCTGTAA